ACCCTGTGCATGCCTTGTCGACAGAAGCAAGACCGCAGCTAATCGGTCAAGTGAAATCAATTCAGGTTCGACTTGGCATTACCGCAACACTTGTTGTGGCCGCTGATCAAGTTTCCAAAGCGCTGGCCGTTGCCAAACTCGAAAACGGAGAGCCAATCAATGTCCTGGGCCCAGTGTTAAAGCTCTCTTTTGCTCGAAACCCAGGTGCGGCTTTTTCCTTTGCTACCTCAGCAACTTTGCTGTTCACTGTGCTGGCAGCAAGTGCCTGCGTTGGAATCATTTGGTTTTCACGAAAGATAGTTTCGCCGCCGTGGGCGGTTGTGTTCGGCGCAATCCTGGGTGGCGCATTAGGAAATCTAATTGATCGAGTTTTTCGTTCACCACAAAACTTCCAAGGACATGTTGTCGATTTCATCGAATTGCCAAATTATCCAATTTTCAATCTGGCGGACAGTGCGATTTTTTGCGCGACAATTGGTGGCATTATTTTAACTATGCGGGCAATTAATATCACTGAAAAGCAATCTGATGATTCGTAATTGGCCGGTTCTAGAATCAGATTCCGATACTCGAATTGATGCAGTTCTGGCATCCCTCAGTGGGCTATCGCGGGCCACTTGTGCCGCTCTTATTGACGAACAGCGCGTCACCGTAAATGGCAAATCTGTGGCTAAGAGCCATCGCGTGCAATTTGGCGATGTTGTTGAAGTGGAATTTCCTGATCCTGATTTAACTGAATCAGAGCCGACAGTAGATTTGCCTGTGATCTTTGCAGATGACGATTTAGTTGTCATTGACAAACCAGCTGGAGTAGCTGCTCATCCAAGTGCAGGTTGGTCCGGCCCAACAGTCATCGGTTCATTGACTGCTATGGGCCATGTCCTAACCAGTTTCGGCCCCGTTGAACGTAAAGGCATTGTCCACCGGTTAGATGTGGGCACTAGCGGGTTAATGGTGGTGGCCAAATCTGAGCGAGCTTACGTGAGCCTCAAGGACCAGTTCCGAAATCGCACTGTAACCAAGATCTATCACACACTGATTCAAGGTCGACTTGATCAAATGAGTGGCACGATTGATGCGCCAATTGATCGCCACCCAAATTCTTCATATCGATTTGCGGTCCTACAGAGTGGCAGGCCAAGCATTACCCACTATGACACCCTGGATGCATTTGCCTATGCCAGCTTGTTGGAGGTTCATCTTGAAACGGGGCGAACCCATCAGATTCGGGTGCACATGTCAGCACTGCGCCACCCCTGCTGTGGCGACTTAACTTATGGGGCAGATCCAAAGCTCGCTGCCCGCTTAGGTCTGACTAGACAGTGGCTGCACGCGGTACTGCTCGCTTTTGAACACCCCGGAACTTGTCAACAGGTTGAGTTCAAAAGTCCGTATGCCGACGACCTAAAGCAGGCACTCGACAAGGTTCAGGACCTCTAACCAACAATCTGACACAGGTCGCGAGTAATCTAAGAGAGCGCGATCTTCCTCCGCGAAGTATTCAACATAAACCAGCACCGCGGGTAGGAGTTAGACATGAGTGACAAGTCTTTTGTTCACTTACATGTACACACCGACTACTCGATGCTTGATGGCGCCGCCCGAGTGGGCGATCTTTTTAAAGCGGCTGCCGAATTAGAAATGCCTGCACTAGCCATGACCGATCACGGAAACCTGTTCGGCGCTTTTGAATTTTGGAAAAAGGGCATTGAATATGGCGTAAAGCCAATCATCGGTATCGAAGGCTACTATGCTCCACAGGGTCGCCAAGTTCGAACACCCTTTGATTTCGGAGAAGCGCTACACAAGAACAGCGTTGGTGAAGGAATAGGTGCCGGGCGCAATAAC
This genomic stretch from Actinomycetota bacterium harbors:
- the lspA gene encoding signal peptidase II, whose product is MQVRLGITATLVVAADQVSKALAVAKLENGEPINVLGPVLKLSFARNPGAAFSFATSATLLFTVLAASACVGIIWFSRKIVSPPWAVVFGAILGGALGNLIDRVFRSPQNFQGHVVDFIELPNYPIFNLADSAIFCATIGGIILTMRAINITEKQSDDS
- a CDS encoding RluA family pseudouridine synthase, translating into MIRNWPVLESDSDTRIDAVLASLSGLSRATCAALIDEQRVTVNGKSVAKSHRVQFGDVVEVEFPDPDLTESEPTVDLPVIFADDDLVVIDKPAGVAAHPSAGWSGPTVIGSLTAMGHVLTSFGPVERKGIVHRLDVGTSGLMVVAKSERAYVSLKDQFRNRTVTKIYHTLIQGRLDQMSGTIDAPIDRHPNSSYRFAVLQSGRPSITHYDTLDAFAYASLLEVHLETGRTHQIRVHMSALRHPCCGDLTYGADPKLAARLGLTRQWLHAVLLAFEHPGTCQQVEFKSPYADDLKQALDKVQDL